The proteins below are encoded in one region of Parvicella tangerina:
- a CDS encoding MBL fold metallo-hydrolase RNA specificity domain-containing protein codes for MEIHFLGAAETVTGSKYFLKSQQHQFLVDCGLFQGIKKLRQLNWQYLPLEIKKLEAIFLTHGHLDHVGYLPKLVKMGFKGYIFGTEPTLKIAEIILLDSAKIQEEEAAQANKEGYSKHSPAEPLYTIDDAKEAIAMFKSVPEGEWIDYSSEARFRFLTVGHIIGACSVQLELENKKLVFSGDIGRDDDLLMFAPKKPDSADILFVESTYGDRLHKEENVEQVLTDLVLKTVKENGTLIIPSFAVERAQTIMYLLWKLSEEGTIPKIPMFLDSPMGAGVLKVFEKYEEWHKLDKMEVYKMVESFHVVQEYRETWEVIDMEGPKVVIAGSGMLTGGRVLTYLKQLLKKDSTNVLLVGYQAEGTRGRYLLEGAKEIKIYGKYIPVNASIYSCNSLSAHGDQEDILNWMNKIKDAPEKVFIVHGEVKAADEMRRKIKDVYGWTATIPELYQIVEV; via the coding sequence ATGGAAATACATTTTTTAGGTGCAGCGGAGACTGTTACAGGTTCAAAGTATTTTCTCAAAAGTCAACAACACCAGTTTCTGGTAGATTGCGGACTTTTTCAAGGGATTAAAAAGCTCCGGCAATTGAACTGGCAGTATTTGCCTCTGGAGATAAAAAAACTTGAAGCGATATTCCTAACACATGGCCACTTGGATCACGTAGGCTATTTACCAAAATTGGTAAAAATGGGCTTTAAGGGATACATTTTTGGGACGGAACCAACACTGAAAATAGCCGAGATCATATTACTGGATAGCGCAAAAATACAGGAAGAGGAAGCTGCTCAAGCCAATAAAGAGGGGTATTCGAAACACAGCCCAGCTGAACCGTTGTATACCATTGATGACGCAAAAGAAGCTATCGCCATGTTCAAATCAGTTCCAGAAGGGGAGTGGATAGACTACTCCTCAGAAGCTCGTTTCAGATTTTTAACTGTTGGTCATATCATTGGAGCATGCTCAGTTCAACTTGAACTAGAAAATAAAAAGCTCGTCTTTTCAGGTGATATCGGTAGGGATGATGATTTATTGATGTTCGCTCCTAAAAAGCCAGATTCTGCAGATATTTTGTTTGTTGAAAGTACGTATGGAGATCGATTGCATAAAGAGGAGAACGTTGAGCAGGTACTGACTGATCTTGTACTAAAAACGGTAAAAGAAAACGGTACGTTGATCATCCCCAGTTTTGCGGTAGAAAGAGCGCAGACCATTATGTACTTACTTTGGAAACTTTCAGAAGAAGGTACTATACCAAAAATTCCAATGTTTTTAGATAGTCCGATGGGAGCAGGAGTGCTCAAAGTATTTGAAAAGTATGAAGAATGGCACAAATTGGATAAAATGGAGGTGTACAAGATGGTGGAGTCTTTTCATGTAGTTCAGGAATACAGAGAAACCTGGGAAGTGATCGACATGGAAGGTCCTAAAGTGGTCATTGCGGGTAGCGGAATGTTAACGGGAGGAAGAGTATTAACCTATTTAAAACAGTTACTCAAAAAGGATAGTACAAATGTCTTGTTGGTGGGTTATCAGGCTGAAGGAACCAGAGGGCGCTATCTTTTGGAAGGAGCAAAAGAGATTAAGATCTACGGAAAGTATATTCCAGTTAATGCATCTATTTACTCTTGTAATAGTCTATCAGCACACGGAGATCAGGAAGATATCCTAAACTGGATGAATAAAATTAAAGATGCTCCAGAAAAAGTCTTCATTGTACATGGGGAAGTCAAGGCCGCTGACGAAATGAGAAGGAAGATCAAGGATGTCTATGGCTGGACTGCTACCATTCCAGAGCTGTACCAAATCGTGGAGGTTTAG
- a CDS encoding DnaJ domain-containing protein has product MIHKLVKYYELLGLTTKASQKEIKRAYFKLAKQYHPDKNRTPEAREKFIAINEAYEFLSDPQNIRNILYRYASQKQQTKRKRKRADYVKRKTEQRAKASEKKFERIVNRETLIKDIWRATKIFALWSVLLGAVVTISYLSAIHDPDSSYTLQDYIPFCIAFSAFILLAYLFLLAHIFIDYFEFKKHQD; this is encoded by the coding sequence GTGATTCATAAACTTGTCAAATACTATGAGTTGTTAGGTCTCACAACTAAAGCATCTCAGAAAGAGATCAAGCGTGCTTATTTCAAATTAGCCAAACAGTATCACCCTGATAAGAACCGAACTCCAGAAGCTCGAGAAAAGTTCATCGCGATCAATGAGGCTTATGAATTTTTAAGCGATCCTCAAAACATCAGAAACATCCTTTATCGATACGCTTCGCAAAAACAGCAAACAAAAAGGAAAAGAAAAAGAGCGGACTATGTCAAGAGAAAAACGGAACAAAGGGCTAAAGCTTCTGAAAAAAAATTTGAACGGATCGTTAACAGAGAGACCTTGATCAAAGATATATGGAGAGCCACTAAAATTTTTGCGCTTTGGTCTGTCCTACTCGGTGCTGTTGTAACTATTTCCTACTTAAGTGCAATACATGATCCAGACTCTTCATACACTTTGCAGGACTACATCCCTTTTTGTATAGCATTCTCTGCTTTTATTCTACTCGCCTATCTATTCCTACTTGCCCATATTTTCATAGATTACTTCGAATTTAAGAAACATCAAGACTAA
- a CDS encoding DnaJ domain-containing protein, which translates to MANYLQKYYDILGLPSGASQSAIKKAYFKLAKQYHPDVNPSERAKEKFIEINEAYEILSNPALIKKALYRTYYAKQKKQKTQGTQRQRTSNHAQKARRRASMNKREFIKKTPKEILIRDLKRMLDYFLVMIFFFMLAVSLLTFIWVREEGTSAGFSFFLSGLLFTLIAAAVIFFIPITVIIIHYFRTRSNSDS; encoded by the coding sequence GTGGCTAACTACCTTCAAAAATACTACGACATTTTAGGACTTCCATCAGGAGCCTCTCAGTCTGCAATCAAGAAAGCTTATTTTAAGCTCGCCAAGCAATATCATCCAGATGTAAACCCTTCTGAACGCGCAAAAGAGAAGTTTATCGAGATCAATGAAGCCTACGAGATACTGTCTAATCCAGCATTGATTAAGAAAGCACTTTATCGCACTTACTACGCCAAACAAAAAAAGCAAAAAACGCAAGGAACACAGCGGCAAAGGACTTCAAACCATGCTCAGAAAGCTAGAAGAAGGGCATCGATGAATAAACGAGAGTTTATCAAAAAAACACCCAAAGAAATTCTCATCAGAGACCTTAAAAGAATGCTGGACTATTTTCTGGTCATGATATTCTTTTTCATGTTAGCCGTATCCCTATTGACTTTTATATGGGTAAGAGAAGAAGGTACTTCCGCTGGTTTTTCATTCTTTTTAAGTGGTCTTTTGTTTACACTTATTGCAGCAGCAGTGATATTTTTTATTCCTATTACGGTCATTATTATTCATTACTTCCGAACGCGCTCCAACAGTGATTCATAA
- a CDS encoding toxin-antitoxin system YwqK family antitoxin, producing the protein MRIFTLTSLLFIGFSGFSQSNFDEQLPDKPIYTADIVDSVYGITLYEPLNMALAGDSVRMVNGYAAQNWIEDYYEDGTLLHKGYYIDGQLKVYKNYYPDGTLERKFVNVDGYRSKVTLYYPNGNIKSEVAYKDGSAQEWTDYFMNGNIEYYEEYHKSMMYHIAKRSYYKSGQAQSLFELVHKKKLNYTQNDFYSSGKKRVAGTLRYDKDAYDYYRTGKWIYFNESGNPIKEEQYQDGKLLKTNDF; encoded by the coding sequence ATGAGGATATTTACACTTACATCTTTACTTTTTATCGGTTTTTCAGGCTTTTCCCAAAGCAATTTTGATGAGCAGTTACCGGACAAACCCATTTATACCGCTGATATTGTTGACTCTGTTTACGGTATCACGCTCTATGAGCCGTTAAACATGGCACTGGCTGGTGACAGTGTTAGAATGGTCAATGGATATGCTGCACAAAACTGGATTGAAGATTATTACGAAGATGGAACGCTTTTGCATAAAGGTTATTACATTGATGGGCAGTTAAAAGTGTATAAAAACTATTACCCAGATGGTACGTTAGAAAGAAAGTTTGTAAACGTAGATGGTTATCGTTCTAAGGTAACGCTTTACTATCCAAATGGCAACATTAAGTCTGAAGTTGCTTACAAAGATGGTAGCGCTCAGGAGTGGACAGATTACTTCATGAATGGTAATATAGAATACTACGAGGAGTACCACAAAAGTATGATGTACCATATTGCCAAGCGTTCTTACTATAAATCTGGTCAGGCACAGAGCTTATTTGAATTGGTTCATAAGAAGAAACTCAATTACACCCAGAATGACTTTTACTCTTCGGGAAAGAAAAGAGTTGCAGGAACATTAAGATACGACAAAGATGCTTATGACTACTACCGCACAGGCAAGTGGATTTACTTCAACGAAAGTGGAAACCCAATCAAAGAAGAGCAGTACCAGGATGGTAAACTACTCAAAACAAACGACTTTTAA
- a CDS encoding Na+/H+ antiporter NhaC family protein — protein sequence MDIEIKEHKKPTLLQSLLPIFVLMGLLAISVLVIWRDDSLGGANQMALLFSTGVAMIIGWRMNFRFVEMLKGVTDAINTALPAILILLLIGALAGTWLISGIVPTMIYYGLKILSPTYFLFSACIISAIISLATGSSWSTIATVGVALFGIGQALGITPGLVAGAIISGAYFGDKMSPMSDTTNLAPAVAGSDLFTHIRYMLYTTIPSISIALIVFLIWGFFVGDGGSNSQIDEMLVSIESSFYISPILFLVPAAVIALIIMKVDAIPALFVGVLLGGVFAVAFQPDLITLQGKKSNIYLTGENLDAYTVRWYNEDGDELSKKDYAWNLSGGSYTLSIEKGEKKILQTITVPTGLESDEVFNIEGDQRLEDWGMGITLSRSGYLESAYRSTIDAMTVDTSVDTGNAKVNDLLGTRGMSGMLGTIWLIVCAMAFGGVLERLGMLNRITASLVAKAKSNGSLVATTALTCVGFNVTASDQYLSIVVPGKMFAKEFEKRGLAAQNLSRTLEDAGTVTSVLVPWNTCGAVQSNVLGIATGEYFMYCIFNLVSPLMTMTFGFLGIKIAKLKKS from the coding sequence ATGGATATTGAAATTAAAGAGCATAAAAAGCCTACCTTGTTGCAGTCGTTACTACCCATTTTTGTTTTGATGGGCTTATTAGCCATTTCTGTTTTGGTCATCTGGAGAGACGACTCATTAGGTGGGGCAAATCAAATGGCTCTCCTCTTTTCAACCGGAGTAGCAATGATCATCGGATGGCGCATGAATTTCCGCTTTGTAGAAATGCTAAAAGGAGTTACAGACGCAATCAACACAGCCCTACCAGCAATTCTTATTTTGCTGCTCATAGGCGCTTTGGCTGGTACCTGGTTGATTAGTGGGATTGTACCCACCATGATCTATTACGGCTTAAAAATCTTAAGTCCTACCTATTTCCTTTTCTCTGCGTGCATCATCAGTGCCATTATCTCTCTTGCAACTGGTAGCTCATGGAGTACAATTGCCACAGTTGGTGTAGCTTTATTTGGGATTGGACAGGCACTCGGAATTACCCCTGGATTAGTTGCTGGTGCTATAATTTCTGGCGCCTATTTTGGAGATAAAATGTCGCCAATGAGTGACACCACTAACCTTGCGCCAGCTGTAGCGGGAAGTGACCTTTTTACACACATACGTTACATGTTGTACACTACAATACCCTCTATCTCAATTGCACTCATCGTATTTTTGATCTGGGGATTCTTTGTTGGAGACGGAGGTTCGAACAGTCAAATAGACGAAATGTTAGTCTCTATCGAAAGTTCGTTTTACATCTCTCCCATCCTGTTCTTAGTTCCTGCTGCTGTAATTGCTTTGATCATTATGAAAGTTGATGCGATACCTGCTTTATTTGTTGGCGTGTTGCTAGGTGGTGTATTCGCGGTTGCCTTCCAACCTGATCTAATTACTCTGCAAGGAAAAAAAAGCAATATTTACCTTACTGGAGAAAATTTAGATGCGTATACCGTTAGGTGGTACAATGAAGACGGTGATGAACTTTCTAAAAAAGACTACGCCTGGAATTTAAGTGGAGGCAGCTATACTTTGAGTATTGAAAAGGGTGAGAAAAAAATTCTTCAGACAATTACAGTACCGACTGGACTCGAGTCAGATGAAGTTTTTAACATTGAAGGAGATCAGCGATTGGAAGATTGGGGTATGGGGATTACCCTCTCCAGAAGCGGTTACTTAGAAAGTGCCTACCGCTCAACCATAGATGCTATGACCGTTGATACTAGTGTCGATACGGGCAACGCAAAGGTGAATGACCTTCTAGGCACTCGAGGAATGTCTGGTATGTTGGGGACCATTTGGTTAATTGTATGTGCAATGGCTTTTGGTGGTGTACTAGAGCGTCTGGGAATGTTAAATCGTATCACTGCATCACTCGTTGCAAAGGCGAAATCAAATGGTTCTTTGGTAGCCACTACTGCGCTAACTTGTGTCGGTTTTAACGTTACAGCGTCTGATCAATACTTGTCTATTGTAGTTCCTGGAAAAATGTTTGCAAAAGAATTTGAAAAAAGAGGTCTGGCTGCTCAAAACCTGAGTAGAACACTGGAAGATGCAGGCACAGTAACCTCCGTTTTAGTACCCTGGAATACCTGTGGTGCTGTTCAATCCAATGTATTGGGTATCGCTACAGGAGAATATTTTATGTACTGCATCTTTAACCTAGTAAGTCCACTGATGACCATGACATTTGGATTTCTTGGCATCAAAATTGCGAAATTAAAAAAGAGTTAA